In Comamonas sp. lk, the following proteins share a genomic window:
- a CDS encoding 2-isopropylmalate synthase — protein MSDQLIIFDTTLRDGEQSPGASMTRDEKLRIARQLERLRVDVIEAGFAAASNGEFESIQAIARAIKDSTICSLSRANDRDIARSAEALKEANRGRIHTFIATSPLHMEKKLRMTPEQVLEPAKQAVRFGRNLIDDIEFSAEDGYRSEPDFLARVIEAVIAEGATTINVPDTVGYAIPELYGNFIKNLRERVPNSDKAVWSVHCHNDLGMAVANSLAGVKIGGARQIECTINGLGERAGNCSLEEVVMAIKTRKDYFGLDVNIDTQHIVAASRLVSQTTGFVVQPNKAVVGANAFAHASGIHQDGVLKARDTYEIMRAEDVGWAANKIVLGKLSGRNAFKQRLQELGVELDSEAAINQAFTSFKELADRKSEIFDEDILALVSVQGSSHQEDPFQFVSLAQQSETGERPHAVVVFSKEGKEVKAESDGNGPVDASFKAIETQVQSGAEMVLYSVNAISGSTESQGEVTVRLQRNGRVVNGVGADPDIVVASAKAYLSALNKLHSNKEVVAAQG, from the coding sequence ATGTCCGATCAACTCATCATTTTTGACACCACTTTGCGCGATGGCGAACAGTCGCCTGGCGCCTCCATGACGCGTGATGAAAAGCTGCGCATTGCGCGCCAGCTGGAGCGGCTGAGGGTGGATGTGATCGAGGCGGGCTTTGCTGCGGCGTCCAACGGGGAGTTTGAGTCGATTCAGGCCATTGCGCGGGCGATCAAGGATTCGACCATCTGCTCGCTTTCGCGTGCCAATGATCGTGACATCGCGCGCTCGGCCGAGGCGCTCAAGGAGGCCAATCGCGGTCGTATTCACACCTTTATCGCCACCAGCCCACTGCATATGGAGAAAAAGCTGCGCATGACGCCCGAGCAGGTGCTGGAGCCGGCCAAGCAGGCGGTGCGCTTTGGGCGCAATCTGATTGATGACATCGAATTCAGCGCCGAAGACGGCTACCGCAGCGAGCCCGATTTTCTGGCCCGTGTGATTGAAGCCGTGATTGCCGAAGGTGCTACCACCATCAATGTGCCAGACACCGTGGGCTATGCCATTCCAGAGCTGTATGGCAACTTCATCAAGAATCTGCGTGAGCGCGTGCCCAATAGCGACAAGGCCGTGTGGTCGGTGCACTGCCACAACGATCTGGGCATGGCGGTGGCCAACTCGCTGGCCGGCGTGAAGATCGGCGGTGCGCGCCAGATCGAGTGCACCATCAACGGCCTTGGCGAGCGCGCTGGCAACTGCTCGCTGGAAGAGGTGGTGATGGCCATCAAGACCCGCAAGGATTATTTCGGCCTGGATGTCAACATTGATACCCAGCACATCGTGGCCGCCAGCCGCCTGGTCAGCCAGACCACCGGCTTTGTGGTGCAGCCCAACAAGGCGGTAGTGGGTGCCAATGCCTTCGCTCACGCGTCCGGCATTCACCAGGATGGCGTATTGAAGGCCCGCGATACCTATGAAATCATGCGCGCCGAAGATGTGGGCTGGGCTGCCAACAAGATCGTGCTGGGTAAGCTCAGCGGCCGCAATGCCTTCAAGCAGCGCCTGCAGGAGCTGGGAGTGGAGCTCGATAGCGAGGCCGCCATCAACCAGGCTTTCACCAGCTTCAAGGAGCTGGCCGACCGCAAGAGTGAAATCTTTGACGAGGACATTCTGGCGCTGGTGAGCGTGCAGGGAAGCTCGCACCAGGAAGATCCGTTCCAGTTTGTTTCTCTGGCGCAGCAAAGTGAAACCGGTGAGCGCCCACATGCGGTCGTGGTATTCAGCAAGGAAGGCAAGGAAGTCAAGGCCGAATCGGACGGCAACGGCCCGGTGGATGCTTCTTTCAAAGCCATCGAAACCCAGGTGCAAAGCGGTGCGGAAATGGTGCTGTATTCCGTCAATGCCATCAGCGGCTCGACCGAGAGCCAGGGCGAGGTGACGGTGCGCCTGCAGCGCAACGGCCGGGTGGTCAACGGAGTGGGTGCAGACCCCGATATCGTGGTGGCTTCAGCGAAGGCTTACCTCAGTGCTTTGAACAAATTGCATAGCAATAAAGAGGTTGTAGCAGCACAAGGTTGA
- the leuA gene encoding 2-isopropylmalate synthase → MLQNPSTKYRPFAPVRLTDRTWPDAVISKPPVWCSVDLRDGNQALIEPMDIERKVRMFEQLVKIGFKEIEVGFPSASQIEFDFMRKLIEENRIPDDVTVQVLTQAREHLVRRTFEALEGVPRAIVHLYNATAPVMRRVVLNMSEDEIVELATTNAQMFSDIAATYPQTQWTFQYSPEMYSDTELEFSKRVIDAVTAVWQPTPENKCIINLPTTVEHSTPNVFADMVEWTHRNIERRDSIVLCVHPHNDRGTGTATAELALMAGADRLEGCLFGNGERTGNLDVVNVALNMYIQGVNPGLDFSDIDGIRATVEYCNQLPVHPRHPYVGELVYTSFSGSHQDAIKKAFSAHKEGDIWDMPYLPIDPKDLGRSYEAVIRVNSQSGKGGISYLLESEYGLQLPRRLQIEFSQVVQREMDASGKELAAADLWELFQREYGVNTVKAPHYRLSEADGVVSMTAEIEVEGEKYFLGGEGTGPIDAFVQALSQEIGRNVRVLNYAEHAIGEGANAKAIAYVELRVDESQVYYGVGVDANIVSASLRAIISGLQRVPAVQEAVAA, encoded by the coding sequence ATGTTGCAAAACCCTTCGACCAAATACCGTCCTTTCGCTCCTGTGCGCCTGACCGATCGCACCTGGCCCGATGCGGTGATTTCCAAGCCTCCGGTCTGGTGCAGCGTGGATCTGCGTGACGGCAATCAGGCCTTGATCGAGCCCATGGACATCGAGCGCAAGGTGCGCATGTTCGAGCAGTTGGTCAAGATTGGCTTCAAGGAAATCGAAGTCGGTTTTCCCTCGGCTTCGCAAATCGAATTTGACTTCATGCGCAAGCTCATCGAGGAAAACCGCATTCCCGATGATGTGACCGTGCAGGTGCTGACCCAGGCGCGCGAGCATCTGGTGCGTCGCACTTTCGAAGCGCTGGAAGGCGTGCCCCGCGCCATTGTTCATCTCTACAACGCCACCGCACCGGTGATGCGCCGTGTGGTGCTGAACATGAGCGAAGACGAAATCGTCGAGCTCGCCACCACCAATGCCCAGATGTTCTCCGACATCGCGGCCACCTATCCCCAAACCCAATGGACTTTCCAGTACTCGCCCGAAATGTATTCGGACACCGAGCTGGAGTTTTCCAAGCGCGTGATCGATGCCGTGACCGCCGTGTGGCAGCCCACACCCGAGAACAAGTGCATCATCAACCTGCCCACCACGGTGGAGCATTCCACACCCAATGTGTTTGCCGATATGGTGGAGTGGACGCACCGCAACATCGAGCGCCGCGACAGCATTGTGCTGTGTGTACATCCCCACAATGACCGCGGTACCGGTACGGCTACGGCTGAACTGGCCTTGATGGCCGGGGCTGATCGCCTGGAAGGCTGCTTGTTCGGCAATGGCGAGCGCACCGGCAACCTGGATGTGGTCAACGTGGCGTTGAATATGTATATCCAGGGTGTGAATCCCGGCCTGGATTTCTCCGATATCGACGGCATTCGCGCCACGGTGGAGTATTGCAACCAGTTGCCCGTGCACCCACGTCACCCCTATGTGGGTGAGCTGGTCTACACCTCGTTCTCGGGCTCGCACCAGGACGCCATCAAAAAGGCATTCTCGGCCCACAAGGAAGGCGATATCTGGGATATGCCTTACCTGCCCATTGACCCCAAGGACCTGGGACGCAGCTACGAAGCCGTGATTCGCGTGAACAGCCAGTCGGGCAAGGGCGGTATCTCGTATCTGCTCGAGAGCGAATACGGCTTGCAACTTCCACGTCGCCTGCAGATCGAGTTCAGCCAGGTGGTGCAGCGCGAGATGGATGCCAGCGGCAAGGAATTGGCCGCCGCTGATTTGTGGGAGCTGTTCCAGCGTGAATATGGCGTGAACACGGTCAAGGCCCCGCATTACCGCTTGAGCGAGGCCGATGGCGTGGTCAGCATGACGGCCGAAATCGAGGTGGAAGGCGAGAAATATTTTTTGGGCGGAGAAGGTACGGGTCCCATTGATGCCTTTGTCCAGGCCTTGTCACAAGAGATTGGTCGCAATGTGCGCGTGCTCAACTATGCCGAACACGCGATTGGTGAGGGCGCGAATGCCAAGGCCATCGCCTATGTGGAACTGCGTGTGGACGAGTCCCAGGTTTACTACGGTGTCGGGGTGGATGCCAATATCGTCTCGGCCTCGCTCCGGGCCATCATCTCGGGATTGCAACGTGTCCCGGCCGTTCAAGAGGCGGTAGCTGCCTAA